In Caldicellulosiruptor obsidiansis OB47, a single window of DNA contains:
- a CDS encoding glycoside hydrolase family 88 protein: protein MLSYKYTRDWIFMDIAKKLLNYFLNRLPEDYVPYWDLVFTEGEQPRDSSAAAICICGILKMLKFIPLCDEHREYYENAVKNMVFSLSTNYLASQHLDSDGLLLHGVYNKPKNEGVDEHTIWGDYFFFESLIRLVKDWNVYW, encoded by the coding sequence GTGTTGAGTTACAAGTACACACGGGATTGGATTTTCATGGATATTGCAAAGAAACTTTTAAATTATTTTCTTAACAGATTGCCAGAGGACTACGTGCCTTATTGGGACTTGGTTTTCACAGAAGGCGAGCAGCCGAGAGATAGTTCTGCAGCAGCAATTTGTATCTGCGGCATATTAAAGATGTTAAAGTTTATACCCCTTTGTGATGAGCACAGAGAGTACTATGAAAATGCAGTAAAAAATATGGTATTTTCGTTGTCAACAAACTACTTAGCTTCTCAACATCTGGATTCAGACGGTTTGCTTTTGCATGGCGTTTATAATAAGCCAAAAAATGAAGGTGTGGATGAACACACAATATGGGGTGATTATTTCTTTTTTGAAAGCTTAATAAGGCTTGTAAAAGATTGGAACGTGTATTGGTAG
- a CDS encoding DUF2264 domain-containing protein has translation MNDTRFYWIITLQKICEMPLELLAKDELKNSMPVEAKNEERKKYTHLELLARILCGISPFLELNANMPGTDIREREIALHLLRLARKSLDIATCPDCRDYMNFEEGAQPLVDAAFLAQAIIRAPKSLWEQIDPSVRKRLIEEMKKTRKIKPYYSNWLLFSAMIEAFMFFAGEEWDKTKVDLILKAVDGWYKGDGVYGDGPLFRWDYYNSFVIYPMLIDILKVLSSQDDKWKELETKVIERAQRYAVVLERLISPEGTFPIIGRSITYRTAVFHLLALLSLYRKLPSQLSPAQVRCGLTAVLKKVFEKKGVFDEKGWLRIGVAGAQPLLSEDYISTGSLYLCTTVFLPLGVPQSDPFWKDPCEDWTNKKVWEGLNVKPDKAIEY, from the coding sequence ATGAATGATACACGTTTTTATTGGATAATAACGCTTCAAAAAATATGCGAAATGCCACTTGAACTTCTTGCAAAAGATGAATTGAAAAATTCTATGCCTGTGGAAGCAAAGAATGAAGAGAGAAAGAAGTATACTCATTTGGAGTTGCTTGCAAGAATTCTGTGTGGGATTTCTCCCTTTTTAGAATTAAATGCTAATATGCCTGGTACAGATATAAGGGAAAGGGAAATAGCACTACATCTTTTGAGATTAGCAAGAAAGTCATTAGATATAGCAACTTGTCCTGACTGTAGAGACTACATGAATTTTGAAGAGGGAGCGCAACCACTTGTAGATGCAGCATTTTTAGCACAAGCAATAATAAGAGCACCTAAATCCCTCTGGGAACAGATTGATCCATCTGTGAGGAAGAGATTAATAGAGGAGATGAAAAAAACAAGAAAGATAAAACCTTATTATAGTAACTGGCTTTTGTTTTCAGCAATGATAGAAGCATTTATGTTTTTTGCAGGTGAAGAATGGGACAAGACAAAAGTTGATTTAATTTTAAAGGCAGTGGATGGTTGGTACAAAGGCGATGGAGTATATGGAGATGGACCACTTTTTAGGTGGGATTATTACAATAGTTTTGTTATTTACCCTATGCTTATAGACATTCTTAAAGTTCTATCTTCTCAAGATGACAAATGGAAAGAATTAGAAACAAAAGTTATTGAAAGAGCACAAAGATATGCAGTTGTGCTTGAAAGACTTATATCCCCTGAAGGGACATTTCCAATAATTGGTCGGTCCATTACTTACAGGACTGCAGTTTTTCATTTATTAGCTCTTCTTTCTTTATATCGTAAATTGCCATCTCAGCTTTCACCAGCACAGGTAAGGTGTGGGCTTACTGCTGTGTTGAAAAAAGTATTTGAAAAAAAAGGGGTATTTGATGAAAAGGGATGGTTACGAATAGGTGTAGCTGGCGCTCAACCACTTTTAAGTGAAGATTATATTTCAACAGGAAGTCTATATCTATGTACAACCGTATTCTTGCCATTGGGGGTTCCACAATCAGATCCTTTTTGGAAAGATCCTTGCGAAGATTGGACAAACAAAAAGGTTTGGGAAGGTCTAAATGTTAAACCAGATAAAGCAATTGAATATTAA
- a CDS encoding Gfo/Idh/MocA family protein — translation MKIAKVGLIGISGFGSIHLRSIEQLQGKMVDLKAIVATSYEKNKEVIDRLTSRGVEYYQDYRLMLENHKDLDFVAISTPIHLHAPMAIDAMKRGFNVLLEKPPAVTIQDIDAIIETKRKTNRVCSVNFQNTSGKAFRKLLEYIKEGRLGRIKSIVGVGRWKRDESYYQRNAWAGKLVVDGNYVLDGTINNPLAHLLNNELIIAETAQPGGGVPAHVQAELYHGHKIEGEDTACVRIITHGGTEVYFYSTLCNRDEESPFIIIEAEKAKANWWFSNRFKIEYCDGSVEEFDGGKEDLFVNMYVNMVEHLFEGKQLYCPLEITRNFVLASNGAFESSKRIFDIPDEYLEINSENGKICTYIKNIKEIIDEAAESKKLFSEIGVPWGKETEPFDLTNYKKFNMFREK, via the coding sequence TTGAAGATTGCAAAGGTTGGTCTCATTGGAATTAGTGGATTTGGGAGTATACACTTACGGTCAATAGAACAGCTCCAGGGAAAGATGGTTGACTTGAAGGCAATTGTTGCAACAAGCTACGAAAAAAATAAAGAAGTGATAGATAGATTGACTTCTCGAGGTGTTGAGTATTATCAGGATTATAGATTAATGCTTGAAAACCACAAAGACTTAGATTTTGTTGCCATCTCAACACCCATACACCTACATGCTCCAATGGCAATTGATGCAATGAAAAGAGGTTTTAATGTCCTGCTTGAAAAGCCGCCTGCTGTGACAATTCAAGATATTGACGCTATAATTGAGACAAAGAGAAAAACAAATAGGGTTTGTAGTGTGAACTTTCAAAACACTTCAGGTAAAGCATTTAGAAAACTTCTTGAGTATATAAAAGAAGGCCGACTTGGTAGAATAAAATCAATTGTTGGTGTTGGACGTTGGAAAAGGGATGAAAGCTATTATCAAAGAAATGCATGGGCTGGTAAACTCGTTGTTGATGGCAACTATGTCTTGGATGGAACAATAAACAATCCTCTTGCACATCTTTTAAACAATGAACTAATTATTGCTGAAACAGCTCAACCAGGTGGAGGAGTTCCTGCACATGTTCAAGCAGAGCTTTATCATGGTCATAAAATTGAAGGTGAAGACACAGCATGTGTGAGAATAATTACTCATGGAGGCACAGAAGTATATTTTTACTCGACCCTTTGCAATAGAGATGAAGAATCTCCATTTATAATTATTGAAGCTGAAAAGGCTAAAGCGAATTGGTGGTTTTCTAATAGATTTAAGATTGAGTATTGTGATGGTTCTGTTGAAGAATTTGATGGTGGCAAAGAAGATTTGTTTGTCAATATGTATGTAAATATGGTAGAACATTTATTTGAAGGTAAACAGCTTTATTGTCCGCTGGAAATAACCCGCAATTTTGTATTGGCATCAAACGGGGCTTTTGAGTCGTCTAAAAGAATTTTCGATATTCCAGATGAGTATTTAGAGATTAACAGTGAAAATGGGAAGATATGTACCTATATCAAAAATATCAAAGAAATTATAGATGAGGCGGCTGAAAGTAAAAAGCTTTTTTCAGAAATAGGAGTGCCGTGGGGCAAGGAGACAGAACCTTTTGATTTAACAAATTATAAGAAATTCAATATGTTTAGAGAGAAGTGA
- a CDS encoding glycoside hydrolase family 88 protein encodes MLKIKDECIKDRLKFSNSPLVNKAFVEEVFKLVLSKLDKMIEKFGEKFPSPASKSLKYDVVDNIYWTSSFYTGMLWLAYELTGENKYKDLAKTHLDSFEKRLKSRIHIDTHDLGFLYTLSCVACYKVTGDEGAKNIAIEAAKQLCTRYWEKPGIIQAWGTMDDPAQKGRIIIDCLMNLPLLYWASIQTGDKKFFEIAHKHAKRTAENIVREDASTFHTFYFDVETGKPLYGSTHQGYSDSSCWARG; translated from the coding sequence ATGCTTAAAATCAAAGATGAATGTATAAAAGATAGGCTTAAGTTTAGCAATTCACCTTTAGTTAACAAAGCCTTTGTGGAAGAAGTTTTTAAACTGGTGCTTTCAAAACTTGATAAGATGATAGAGAAGTTTGGTGAGAAGTTTCCATCACCTGCAAGTAAAAGTCTCAAGTATGACGTTGTAGATAATATTTACTGGACTTCATCATTTTACACTGGTATGCTTTGGCTTGCATATGAACTCACAGGTGAGAACAAATATAAAGATTTGGCAAAAACGCATTTAGATAGCTTTGAAAAAAGACTCAAAAGTAGGATACACATAGATACCCACGACCTTGGATTTTTATATACTCTTTCGTGTGTTGCATGCTACAAAGTTACAGGCGATGAAGGAGCTAAAAACATTGCTATAGAAGCGGCAAAACAGCTTTGTACGAGGTACTGGGAAAAACCTGGTATAATTCAGGCATGGGGTACTATGGACGACCCTGCCCAAAAAGGCAGGATAATAATAGACTGTCTGATGAACCTTCCGCTTTTGTATTGGGCAAGCATCCAAACAGGTGATAAAAAGTTTTTTGAGATAGCCCACAAGCATGCGAAAAGGACTGCTGAGAACATAGTAAGAGAAGATGCGTCAACCTTCCATACATTTTATTTTGATGTTGAAACAGGTAAGCCTTTGTATGGCTCAACTCATCAAGGGTACTCAGATAGTTCATGCTGGGCAAGAGGGTAA
- a CDS encoding FAD-binding protein — MIYKTDILVIGGGGAGLRAAIAACEKAYETGNKVKVLLTVKGKLGSCGTTALAYSDRMAFHVTLPTTEPKGEDNWKYHAKDIYEIGGLVSDYDLAEILAKNSADAYFYLDNLGVPFVKENGIPVQFVTDGSIYARACFTGPDTAVQIEKALIRRLSNIKEIEVLEDVMISDLIVIDNKVCGAVGFRGAQNVIILAKAVVLATGGAGSIYKNNVFPPRMTGDGYAMALRAGAQLVNMEFIQIGLSSPKTKLACSGSIMRCVPRFVNEKGEEFLINYPITYNDVFEKGATWPISYEHKTCLIDIAVFREIARGGKVFLDFTQNPEGFEFEHLREDLKQRYYSEIKNLTNKRSTPYERLCEINPQTVEWFLKRGIDLRNQMLEIGPSIQHFQGGVKIREKANTTVEGLYACGECAGGQHGANRPGGNALLDTQVFGKIAGESSFEFALNTSIDEESAILVANRLFESYKSYVAADGIDLEKAISELNSVMDLYASVVRYQDGLQKALIKIEELKTRKVKPVEYEYLLELKSMLLCAEAVVKSCILRDESRGPHLMFENYSGLWPKPRDERYNVYHVCRLNKDTNQIEVFPMQPVKPKA, encoded by the coding sequence GTGATATATAAAACAGATATACTGGTAATAGGTGGTGGCGGTGCAGGTTTGAGGGCAGCAATTGCTGCATGTGAAAAGGCTTATGAAACAGGAAATAAAGTTAAAGTTTTATTAACAGTAAAAGGCAAACTGGGAAGTTGTGGAACAACTGCTCTTGCATACTCTGATAGAATGGCATTCCATGTCACACTTCCTACAACTGAGCCTAAAGGTGAAGATAACTGGAAATATCATGCAAAAGATATATATGAGATTGGCGGACTTGTTTCTGATTATGACTTGGCTGAGATTTTAGCAAAAAACTCAGCTGATGCTTACTTTTACTTAGATAATCTCGGTGTTCCCTTTGTAAAAGAAAATGGGATACCTGTCCAATTTGTTACAGATGGTTCTATATATGCGCGTGCATGTTTTACAGGTCCTGATACTGCTGTTCAAATAGAAAAGGCTCTGATTAGAAGGCTTAGTAACATAAAAGAGATTGAAGTTTTAGAGGATGTAATGATAAGCGATTTGATTGTAATTGACAACAAAGTTTGTGGGGCAGTTGGTTTTAGGGGTGCTCAAAATGTAATAATTCTTGCAAAAGCAGTTGTGCTTGCAACAGGCGGGGCAGGAAGTATTTATAAGAATAATGTGTTTCCGCCACGAATGACTGGTGATGGTTACGCAATGGCACTTCGTGCAGGAGCCCAGCTTGTAAACATGGAGTTTATCCAGATAGGTCTTTCATCCCCCAAAACAAAACTTGCATGTTCGGGAAGTATAATGAGATGTGTCCCCAGGTTTGTAAATGAAAAAGGAGAAGAATTTTTGATAAATTATCCTATTACATACAATGATGTATTTGAAAAAGGAGCAACATGGCCAATAAGCTACGAGCATAAGACATGTTTGATAGACATTGCAGTGTTCAGAGAGATTGCCCGTGGGGGTAAAGTGTTTTTAGACTTTACTCAAAATCCAGAAGGTTTTGAATTTGAACACCTAAGAGAAGACTTAAAACAAAGATATTACTCAGAAATTAAAAATCTTACAAATAAAAGATCTACTCCATATGAAAGACTGTGTGAAATAAATCCTCAGACTGTTGAGTGGTTCTTGAAGAGGGGAATTGACCTTAGAAACCAAATGCTAGAAATTGGGCCATCAATTCAGCATTTTCAGGGTGGTGTAAAAATTAGAGAAAAAGCAAATACAACTGTTGAGGGCTTGTATGCCTGTGGCGAGTGTGCAGGAGGGCAGCATGGGGCAAACAGACCAGGTGGCAATGCACTTTTGGATACTCAAGTTTTTGGCAAAATAGCAGGAGAAAGTAGCTTTGAATTTGCTTTAAACACTTCAATTGATGAGGAATCTGCAATTTTGGTAGCAAACCGCTTGTTTGAAAGCTATAAAAGCTATGTAGCTGCAGATGGCATTGATTTAGAAAAAGCCATCTCAGAACTAAATAGTGTTATGGACTTGTATGCAAGTGTTGTACGATATCAAGATGGACTTCAAAAAGCGCTTATAAAAATTGAGGAGTTGAAAACAAGAAAAGTCAAGCCTGTTGAGTATGAATATCTTTTAGAGCTAAAAAGCATGCTTTTGTGTGCAGAAGCAGTGGTAAAGAGCTGTATTTTAAGAGATGAAAGCAGAGGACCGCACTTGATGTTCGAAAATTACAGCGGTTTGTGGCCAAAGCCAAGAGATGAAAGATACAATGTATATCATGTATGCAGACTAAATAAAGATACCAATCAAATTGAAGTCTTTCCAATGCAACCGGTAAAACCAAAAGCGTAG
- a CDS encoding zinc-binding dehydrogenase: protein MKAYAMVLEEFNKPLKMKEFELMSPTDGELLVKIEAAGVCGSDVHMFKGNDPRTKLPMILGHEGVGRVYAISGQWRDINGEKIQEGDLIIWDRGVVCGKCYFCAVKKESYLCPHRWTYGISVSCAEPPYLRGCYSEYIYLHKNTKVLKIKENVEPEVLVSASCSGATCAHAFDIVSPDFGDSVLIQGPGPIGIYAIIFAKLKGARSIIVIGGTKERLKMCEEFGATHVLDRNSTTVQQRQEIIMDITNGRGVDLAIEAVGHPSAVSEGIKLVRNGGSYLSLGFGDPNGSVTLDCYYDIVRKNLRYQGVWVSDTKHLNMAVNVVLQNKKLFKKMVTNIYKLTDATKALEDMGNRNTIKSVLKP, encoded by the coding sequence ATGAAAGCTTATGCAATGGTTTTAGAAGAGTTTAACAAGCCATTGAAGATGAAAGAGTTTGAATTAATGTCTCCAACTGATGGAGAACTTTTAGTAAAGATAGAAGCAGCAGGTGTTTGTGGCTCTGATGTGCATATGTTCAAAGGAAATGACCCGCGCACAAAACTTCCTATGATTTTAGGCCACGAAGGTGTTGGGCGTGTGTATGCTATTTCAGGTCAGTGGCGTGATATAAATGGCGAGAAGATTCAGGAGGGGGATTTGATAATTTGGGACAGGGGTGTTGTGTGTGGCAAGTGCTACTTTTGTGCTGTCAAAAAAGAAAGCTATCTGTGTCCGCACAGATGGACATATGGTATAAGTGTTAGCTGCGCAGAGCCCCCATATTTGAGAGGATGTTATTCAGAATATATTTATCTTCACAAAAATACAAAGGTTCTTAAAATAAAAGAAAATGTTGAGCCAGAAGTTTTAGTTTCTGCCTCATGTTCTGGCGCAACATGTGCTCACGCTTTTGACATTGTTTCACCTGATTTTGGTGACAGTGTTCTAATTCAAGGACCAGGTCCTATAGGGATTTATGCGATTATTTTTGCAAAACTCAAAGGAGCAAGAAGTATAATTGTGATTGGCGGCACAAAAGAAAGACTTAAAATGTGTGAGGAATTTGGGGCAACGCATGTGCTTGATAGAAATTCAACTACAGTTCAGCAAAGACAGGAAATAATAATGGATATCACAAATGGGCGTGGAGTCGATTTGGCAATTGAAGCTGTGGGACATCCATCAGCAGTAAGTGAGGGAATAAAACTTGTGCGAAATGGTGGAAGTTACTTATCACTTGGTTTTGGTGATCCAAACGGCAGCGTTACACTTGACTGTTATTATGACATTGTAAGGAAAAATTTAAGATATCAAGGAGTATGGGTCAGTGATACAAAACATTTAAATATGGCAGTTAATGTGGTGTTACAAAATAAAAAACTTTTTAAAAAAATGGTTACGAATATTTATAAATTGACTGATGCGACAAAAGCACTTGAGGATATGGGAAACAGAAATACAATAAAATCTGTTCTGAAGCCATGA
- a CDS encoding 4Fe-4S binding protein, producing the protein MPNLSTTYAKLTLRTPVIVASAGITGTVERLQRCEENGAGAVVTKSLFQKEVCRIAPTPRFKIVKHENTFTLYSYEQASELNPQEYAEFIFKAKQKLSIPVIASINCYTDDAWLEYSKLMEQAGADAIELNLSCPHGVHIMSGMDVIEEMVHTTKLVKSNVKIPVIPKMTPQSTNPGSDALRLDQAGADGLVMFNRFTGLDIDIEKEAPILHGGYAGHGGPWAIMYGLRWISAVAPKVKCSISASGGAMNGEDVVKYILAGASAVQVCTTVILNGYGVINKINKYLEEYMERKGYNTIDDFKGKVCSRILDMDSVDRTHWAVAKINKEKCTSCGKCFTVCIYDAIEKDDGKFKVNQNCDGCGLCAELCPVKAISMVKRGEV; encoded by the coding sequence ATGCCAAACCTATCAACGACGTATGCAAAGCTGACTTTAAGAACACCTGTAATTGTTGCATCTGCTGGGATTACTGGAACTGTGGAGAGGCTTCAAAGATGCGAAGAAAACGGTGCTGGTGCTGTTGTGACAAAAAGTCTTTTTCAAAAAGAAGTGTGCAGAATTGCCCCCACTCCACGATTTAAAATAGTCAAGCATGAAAACACATTTACGCTTTACTCATATGAACAGGCAAGCGAATTAAATCCACAAGAATATGCTGAATTTATATTCAAAGCAAAACAAAAACTAAGCATTCCAGTTATTGCAAGTATAAACTGCTACACAGATGATGCATGGCTTGAGTATAGTAAGCTTATGGAACAAGCAGGAGCTGATGCAATAGAGTTAAATTTATCTTGCCCGCACGGTGTTCATATAATGTCTGGTATGGATGTAATTGAAGAGATGGTCCATACAACAAAACTTGTCAAAAGCAATGTAAAAATACCTGTGATACCAAAAATGACTCCTCAATCTACAAATCCAGGCTCTGATGCCTTAAGACTTGATCAAGCAGGAGCAGACGGGCTTGTAATGTTTAATAGATTCACAGGGCTTGACATTGATATAGAAAAAGAAGCTCCCATTTTGCACGGTGGTTATGCAGGGCATGGAGGTCCGTGGGCGATTATGTATGGTTTGAGGTGGATAAGCGCTGTAGCCCCAAAGGTAAAATGTAGTATCAGTGCAAGTGGCGGTGCTATGAACGGTGAGGATGTAGTCAAATACATACTGGCAGGAGCATCTGCTGTTCAAGTTTGTACAACTGTAATTTTGAATGGCTATGGAGTTATAAATAAGATAAACAAATATTTAGAAGAGTATATGGAGAGAAAAGGTTACAACACGATTGATGATTTTAAAGGAAAGGTGTGCAGCAGAATTCTTGACATGGACTCTGTTGACAGAACACATTGGGCAGTTGCTAAGATTAACAAAGAGAAATGCACATCATGTGGCAAGTGCTTCACAGTATGCATATATGATGCAATTGAAAAGGATGACGGAAAGTTTAAGGTAAATCAGAACTGCGATGGCTGTGGTCTTTGTGCGGAACTTTGTCCAGTCAAGGCAATTTCAATGGTAAAAAGAGGTGAAGTTTGA
- the uidA gene encoding beta-glucuronidase, with amino-acid sequence MLYPRETRTREVKDLSGIWRFKVDRESKGYEQRWFEKPLEDAILMPVPASYNDITQDESIRDHIGDVWYERTFYIPEGWKDKRIVLRVGSATHHARVFLNGEEIAQNKGGFLPFEVEINKFAQIGCENRLTIVVNNILDWSCLPPGFIREYNDPMHPEGYKTQEYLFDFFNYSGIHRPVLLYTTSKTYIEDIKVETKIDGKKGIVCFKVNVSGEKKDESQIAVALYDKNGRQIAKVEGSEGMIEVEDAIFWDPSNPYLYKLNVTLIHDGKIADEYYLPVGIRIVEVKDKRLYLNGKPVYLKGLAKHEDSDIRGKGYDPVIAMKDFNLLKWIGANSFRTSHYPYAEEILNLADEYGFLVIDEAPAVGMNFFNKNEKVFTLERINQKTLEHHLEVIRQLIARDKNHPSVIMWSVANEAATYEDGAYEYFKTVIDEVRKLDPTRPVTLVESSFPDETKVGSLVDVICVNRYYSWYSDPGRLDLIEFQLEKELKRWFELYQKPVIITEYGADTIAGFHSSPPMMFSEEYQCEMLKRYHRVFDRLDFVIGEHIWNFADFATKQEVRRIMGNRKGIFTRQRQPKMAAFLLKERWQNSEHKKLEE; translated from the coding sequence ATGCTTTATCCACGTGAGACAAGAACAAGAGAGGTAAAAGACCTTAGCGGCATATGGAGGTTTAAAGTTGACAGGGAGAGCAAAGGATATGAACAGAGGTGGTTTGAAAAACCTCTTGAAGATGCTATTTTAATGCCTGTGCCGGCAAGCTATAACGACATAACCCAGGATGAGAGCATAAGAGACCACATAGGTGATGTGTGGTATGAAAGGACATTTTACATACCTGAAGGTTGGAAGGACAAAAGAATAGTTTTGAGAGTTGGAAGTGCTACTCATCACGCAAGAGTATTTTTAAATGGAGAGGAGATAGCCCAGAACAAAGGTGGATTTTTACCTTTTGAAGTTGAGATTAATAAATTTGCCCAGATTGGCTGTGAGAACAGACTTACAATTGTTGTAAACAACATCTTGGACTGGAGCTGTCTTCCACCAGGGTTTATAAGGGAATACAATGACCCAATGCATCCAGAAGGGTATAAAACTCAGGAATATCTTTTTGACTTTTTCAACTATTCAGGCATTCACAGACCAGTTTTGCTCTACACAACTTCCAAAACATATATTGAGGATATTAAGGTTGAGACCAAGATTGATGGCAAAAAGGGTATAGTGTGCTTCAAGGTGAATGTAAGTGGCGAAAAAAAGGATGAAAGCCAGATAGCAGTAGCTTTGTATGACAAAAATGGAAGACAAATAGCAAAGGTCGAAGGGTCAGAAGGTATGATAGAGGTTGAAGATGCCATATTTTGGGATCCTTCAAATCCATATCTTTACAAACTAAATGTAACTTTAATACACGATGGAAAGATAGCAGATGAATATTATCTTCCTGTGGGAATAAGGATTGTCGAGGTCAAAGACAAAAGGCTTTACCTAAACGGTAAGCCAGTGTATCTTAAAGGTTTGGCGAAGCATGAAGACAGTGATATAAGGGGCAAGGGATACGACCCTGTGATAGCTATGAAAGATTTCAACCTTCTGAAATGGATAGGAGCAAACTCATTCAGAACATCACATTATCCTTACGCAGAAGAGATTTTAAACTTGGCAGACGAGTATGGTTTTTTGGTAATTGACGAGGCACCAGCTGTTGGCATGAATTTCTTTAACAAAAACGAAAAAGTGTTTACTCTTGAAAGAATAAACCAAAAGACATTAGAACATCATTTGGAAGTTATAAGACAACTTATTGCAAGGGATAAAAACCATCCAAGTGTGATTATGTGGAGTGTGGCAAATGAGGCTGCAACATATGAAGATGGGGCATATGAGTATTTCAAAACAGTAATAGATGAGGTGAGAAAGCTTGACCCGACAAGACCGGTGACGCTGGTTGAATCCTCTTTTCCAGATGAGACCAAAGTGGGAAGTCTTGTTGATGTTATATGTGTAAACAGGTACTATTCATGGTATTCTGATCCTGGCAGACTGGATTTAATAGAGTTCCAGCTTGAAAAGGAGCTGAAAAGGTGGTTTGAGCTTTATCAAAAACCAGTGATAATAACAGAGTATGGGGCAGACACAATTGCAGGATTTCATTCAAGTCCTCCAATGATGTTTTCTGAGGAATATCAGTGTGAGATGCTGAAGAGGTATCATAGGGTGTTTGACAGGCTGGATTTTGTGATAGGCGAGCACATATGGAACTTTGCAGACTTTGCAACAAAACAAGAGGTTCGAAGGATTATGGGCAACAGGAAAGGAATTTTTACAAGGCAAAGACAGCCCAAAATGGCAGCTTTCTTGCTAAAAGAAAGATGGCAAAATTCGGAGCACAAGAAGTTGGAGGAGTAA